One segment of Triticum aestivum cultivar Chinese Spring chromosome 2A, IWGSC CS RefSeq v2.1, whole genome shotgun sequence DNA contains the following:
- the LOC123187511 gene encoding uncharacterized protein isoform X1, producing MFPFSMLAAVNTEDQQDGQDVGPGGHDRLREGAVGEDTTAAVGVIGVTLLWVWLPGVFQQQNPNEMLARKSSKAIRHAHLKIELSISIMVTYRRLIRSARL from the exons ATGTTTCCCTTCTCGATGCTAGCGGCCGTCAACACCGAAGACCAGCAAG ATGGACAGGACGTCGGTCCCGGGGGACACGATCGACTACGTGAAGGAGCTGTTGGAGAGGATACAACGGCTGCAGTTGGAGTTATAGGAGTCACGCTGCTGTGGGTATGGCTGCCGGGTGTGTTCCAGCAGCAGAATCCCAACGAGATGCTGGCCAGGAAAAGCTCCAAG GCTATTAGACATGCTCATTTGAAGATTGAGTTATCAATATCAATTATGGTTACCTATCGGCGTCTAATCAGGTCTGCAAG GTTATGA
- the LOC123187511 gene encoding uncharacterized protein isoform X3 codes for MFPFSMLAAVNTEDQQDGQDVGPGGHDRLREGAVGEDTTAAVGVIGVTLLWVWLPGVFQQQNPNEMLARKSSKAIRHAHLKIELSISIMVTYRRLIRL; via the exons ATGTTTCCCTTCTCGATGCTAGCGGCCGTCAACACCGAAGACCAGCAAG ATGGACAGGACGTCGGTCCCGGGGGACACGATCGACTACGTGAAGGAGCTGTTGGAGAGGATACAACGGCTGCAGTTGGAGTTATAGGAGTCACGCTGCTGTGGGTATGGCTGCCGGGTGTGTTCCAGCAGCAGAATCCCAACGAGATGCTGGCCAGGAAAAGCTCCAAG GCTATTAGACATGCTCATTTGAAGATTGAGTTATCAATATCAATTATGGTTACCTATCGGCGTCTAATCAG GTTATGA
- the LOC123187511 gene encoding uncharacterized protein isoform X2: MFPFSMLAAVNTEDQQDGQDVGPGGHDRLREGAVGEDTTAAVGVIGVTLLWVWLPGVFQQQNPNEMLARKSSKAIRHAHLKIELSISIMVTYRRLIRSARH; this comes from the exons ATGTTTCCCTTCTCGATGCTAGCGGCCGTCAACACCGAAGACCAGCAAG ATGGACAGGACGTCGGTCCCGGGGGACACGATCGACTACGTGAAGGAGCTGTTGGAGAGGATACAACGGCTGCAGTTGGAGTTATAGGAGTCACGCTGCTGTGGGTATGGCTGCCGGGTGTGTTCCAGCAGCAGAATCCCAACGAGATGCTGGCCAGGAAAAGCTCCAAG GCTATTAGACATGCTCATTTGAAGATTGAGTTATCAATATCAATTATGGTTACCTATCGGCGTCTAATCAGGTCTGCAAG GCATTAA
- the LOC123184750 gene encoding phylloplanin gives MASTVALLLVAALACVLGGADAKLGRLVVSGVVPCKTGSLIDIATSPVFPNAEVELRCAGQVVAGATTNTNGSFTMEADLTSALAAFIGRCSLVVDTPLIKCDAQLPPVGKLVSYLQGPLTRLLGGIFHLFPAGFSFHSR, from the exons ATGGCATCTACGGTGGCTCTCCTCCTCGTGGCCGCGCTGGCGTGCGTGCTCGGCGGCGCCGATGCGAAGCTCGGCAGGCTCGTCGTCAGCGGCGTCGTGCCGTGCAAAACCGGCAGCCTCATCGACATCGCCACCTCCCCCGTGTTCCCGA ACGCGGAGGTGGAGCTGCGGTGCGCGGGGCAGGTGGTGGCCGGCGCGACGACGAACACCAACGGGTCGTTCACGATGGAAGCGGACCTGACGAGCGCGCTGGCGGCGTTCATCGGCCGGTGCTCGCTGGTGGTGGACACGCCGCTCATCAAGTGCGACGCCCAGCTGCCGCCGGTGGGGAAGCTCGTGTCCTACCTGCAGGGCCCGCTCACCAGGCTGCTCGGCGGCATCTTCCACCTCTTCCCCGCCGGCTTCTCCTTCCACAGCCGATGA